The window TTCGCGCTAGGGGCCGGACTATTGGTACTGCGGGTCTATCCATGGTTTATCCGGCTTGTTTATTGGGCGGGGCACAAGTGGTGGCCGCCTGCTCTGTACAACACCCTTATACAAATCAGCCGTTCATCAAGGCAGTATCTGACGATCAAAGTGTTTCTGGTGCTGACGGTGTCGACCGGCTTGTTCAGTGCCAATGCAGCTCGGACAATCAACAATAATATGGAGAGCAAAATCCAATATAACATTGGTGCAGATATAACCTTGACCACTCGTTGGGAGAGTGATGCTCCTCCGCCAAGCATGCAAGGGGCCCAGCCTCAGACACAGACGGCGCAAGGCACAGGCGAGAAGCGGGTGCAATATTCTGAACCGCCGTTTCAACCGTTCCAGAAGCTGGAAGGTGTTGAAGCAACGGCTAAGGTATTCCGGAAGGATGGGGCAAGATTTAGTGCAGGCAGTAAAAATACATCCGGAGCAGCTACTCTGGTAGGCATAGACACAATGGCGTTTGGTCAAACCGCCTGGATGAAGGACGGTTTGCTGGATCATTCGATCAACAGTTATTTGAATCTCATGGCAACTAATCCGAAGGCGGTATTAATCTCGCGATCGCTTGCTAATAAAGCCAAGGTGAAGCCGGGTGATCCGATCCGTATCTATTGGGATGGACTGGATGAAGCCATGTTTACCGTTTACGGCATTATCGATTATTGGCCGGGCTGGAATCCGCTGCCGGTTGCAGCGGATGGAGAGGAGAAGGTCTCCAAGCCCAATCTGATCGTCGGCAATTTGAACACCATTCAGAACAGGCTGGCCGTTGAGCCTTATGAAGTATGGCTTAAACTGAAGGAGGGCGTATCCAGCCAGTCCATCTACGATCAGCTAACTGCTGCCAAAATCAATGTGACCGAACTTCAAGATGCGATACAGGAGCTGATTACGTCGAGGAACGATCCATTCCGCATGGCGATCAATGGAGTCTTGACGCTGGGCTTTGTGATTTCCATGCTGATCAGCTTCTTCGGATTCCTTCTGTTCTGGGTGCTGGCTTTGTCAGGCAGAACGCTGCAGTATGGCGTCCTTCGGGCAATGGGGATTCCGTTCCCGCAAATTATCGGGATGCTGCTCAGTGAGCAGCTGCTTACCTCCGGCGCAGCGGTTATCATCGGTGTGCTCATCGGCAACATGACCAGCGAGCTGTTCGTGCCCTTGTTTGAAATGTCATTTGCGACGGCGGAGCAGGTTCCGCCATTCGAGATTGTTTATAAGCTAAGCGATTATGTGCAGCTGTACACCATCGTTGGCCTGACGCTTACAATCGGTCTGCTTATTCTCGGCTACCGGTTGTCACGGACCCGGATTGATCAGGCGTTAAAGCTGGGGGAGGAGTAAAACATGATCAGATGCGAAGAACTTGTCAAAATCTACAAAACGGCCGATCTCGAGGTCGTTGCTCTTCAAGGGCTGGATATGCAGGTGGAGGATGGCGAGCTGATGGCGATTATCGGCAATTCAGGCAGCGGGAAATCTACACTGCTGAATATGCTGGGCGGACTGGATAAGCCGTCTGCAGGCAAGCTGTTTGTAGATGGTAAGGATTTGCTTGCGTTCGGTGAGAAGGAGCTTGTGAAATATAAGCGTGAAACGGTCGGCTTCGTATGGCAGAATAATGCCCGGAATCTGATTCCTTATCTGACAGCGCTAGAGAATGTGGAGCTGCCCGTGCTCCTGAAGGGCAGAAGACGCAGGGCGCGCGCCATCGAGCTGCTTGAAGCAGTAGGACTAGGCCACCGTATTAAGAATAAGCTCAGCGAGCTGTCTGGCGGCGAGCAGCAGCGGGTCGCTATCGCCATCGCTTTGACGAATGAGCCTAAGCTCCTTCTTGCGGACGAACCAACGGGCTCGCTGGATACGAAGACCTCCGATCAGGTGCTGGATCTGTTCCGGACCCTGAATCAGACGATGGGGATAACGATTGTGATCGTTACGCATGATCCGCTGCTGGCCCGCAAGGTGGACCGGGTTGTCCAGATCAGGGATGGTAAAACCTCCGCCGAGATGATCCGCAAGGAATCCTATGCTGACGAATTGGCAAGGCTTGATGCCGCGGATGAGAAGTCGTTTCAGGAGGAGAGCCATATTGAATATGCCGTCCTGGACAAAGCCGGACGGCTTCAGATTCCAGCATGCTATCTGGACGGAGAAGGGTTTAAGGATAGCAATAAGGTGCGTGTGGGAATGGAGGAAGGCCGTATTATCCTCTATCCGCAGGAAATGGCGCCATGATCCGCCCCGCAAGGGGCGTTTATAGAATATACAAGAAGGGATAGGTGAGGTGTATTTAATGAAGAAATTAGGTTGGAAGCGCTCTTTATCAGGTGTTTTGGCAGCCGTCCTGATGCTGGCGTCCTTGTCGCTAAGTATACTGCCGAAACAGGCAGGGGCGGAAGCGGGAACAGAGAGGATTGCAACGGACTTTGAGGATGGCACGGTTCAAGGCTGGAGTGGACGCGGAGGGAATGAAGTGCTGACAACTTTGGGGCTTGCTGCCCGCACTGGGGCATACGGCCTGCAGGTTACAGAAAGGACACAAGGCTGGAATGGCCCGCAGCTGGATGTAACCTCCATAATGACGGAAGGGAAAACCTATTCGCTTACCGCATGGGTCAAGCTTCCTGCCGGTGTGCCGGCAGCTTCGATATCGATGACCGTTCAGCGTACAACGGATGGCACAACTTATTATGAAGGGGTCAATGCCGGGAATGTAACAGCGGACGGCTGGGTGAAGCTTAGCGGTCAATATCAATTGAAGCAGCCGGTTCAAAGTCTCTATGTATATTTTGAAGCTTCCTCTAACCCTGCATTGGACTTTTACATGGATGATTTTTCGATTGAGAGGCTTCCGGAACCGGAGCCGATTGTCATTCAGCAGGATATTCCATCCCTGAAGGATGTATTTGCCGATGATTTCAAGCTGGGTACGGCTCTTCTCGTCAATGAGATTGAAGATCCGAGCGGACCGGATGCACAGCTGATTAAGAAGCATTTCAACAGCTTGACGGCTGGCAATGAGCTGAAATGGGATGCTACCGAGCCGCAGGAAGGACAGTTCAACTTCACACGTTCGGATAAAATCGTTGATTTTGCAGTTGGGAATGGCATTGCCATGCGTGGTCATACGCTGATCTGGCATGCTCAAACCCCGAATTGGGTGTTCTACGATGAGTTGGGTAACCTTGCAAGCAAAGAGCTGCTGTTTGCTAGGATGAAGCATCATATTGAGGCCGTGGTTGGCCGGTACAAGGGTAAAATCTACGCCTGGGATGTTGTGAATGAGGTGCTTGAGCCAGGTGATAATCAGCCGGGCGGTCTCCGCAACAGCTTATGGTACAAGATTGCAGGCGAAGAGTTTATAGAGAAGGCATTTGAATATGCACATGAAGCAGATCCGAATGCGAAGCTCTATATCAATGATTACAACACGAATATGCCAGTCAAGCGGCAGGACCTGCATGATTTGATAAAAAGGCTGAAGGATAAAGGGATTCCTGTTGACGGCGTTGGCCATCAGACCCATATCGGTATTGCGTATCCGCAGGTTCAAGAGCTTGATGATATGATTCAGGCCTTTACTGATCTGAACATTGAACAGCAGATTACCGAGCTTGATATGAGCGTGTACACGAATGATAATGATGCCTATGAGACATTCCCGCTTGACCTGCAGATTAAGCAGGCGAAACGGTATAAGGATATTTTTGATGTGTTCAGGAAGCATGCGGACCAGTTAACGGCTGTTATTTTCTGGGGCAAGGATGATCTGAATACTTGGCTGCGC is drawn from Paenibacillus sp. V4I7 and contains these coding sequences:
- a CDS encoding ABC transporter ATP-binding protein; translation: MIRCEELVKIYKTADLEVVALQGLDMQVEDGELMAIIGNSGSGKSTLLNMLGGLDKPSAGKLFVDGKDLLAFGEKELVKYKRETVGFVWQNNARNLIPYLTALENVELPVLLKGRRRRARAIELLEAVGLGHRIKNKLSELSGGEQQRVAIAIALTNEPKLLLADEPTGSLDTKTSDQVLDLFRTLNQTMGITIVIVTHDPLLARKVDRVVQIRDGKTSAEMIRKESYADELARLDAADEKSFQEESHIEYAVLDKAGRLQIPACYLDGEGFKDSNKVRVGMEEGRIILYPQEMAP
- a CDS encoding endo-1,4-beta-xylanase → MKKLGWKRSLSGVLAAVLMLASLSLSILPKQAGAEAGTERIATDFEDGTVQGWSGRGGNEVLTTLGLAARTGAYGLQVTERTQGWNGPQLDVTSIMTEGKTYSLTAWVKLPAGVPAASISMTVQRTTDGTTYYEGVNAGNVTADGWVKLSGQYQLKQPVQSLYVYFEASSNPALDFYMDDFSIERLPEPEPIVIQQDIPSLKDVFADDFKLGTALLVNEIEDPSGPDAQLIKKHFNSLTAGNELKWDATEPQEGQFNFTRSDKIVDFAVGNGIAMRGHTLIWHAQTPNWVFYDELGNLASKELLFARMKHHIEAVVGRYKGKIYAWDVVNEVLEPGDNQPGGLRNSLWYKIAGEEFIEKAFEYAHEADPNAKLYINDYNTNMPVKRQDLHDLIKRLKDKGIPVDGVGHQTHIGIAYPQVQELDDMIQAFTDLNIEQQITELDMSVYTNDNDAYETFPLDLQIKQAKRYKDIFDVFRKHADQLTAVIFWGKDDLNTWLRTFPVNRNNWPLLFDERLQAKYAYWALVDPSKLPVDIQNTTAANAGADIDGKLEDAWSKASAVSILSEGAAVAKFKTLWDADHLYITVDVSDASTNGNDAVEVFIDGNNGKTSAYEADDKKYTFRRSGANPGKAAAYKVVKLADGYRIEAAIPVDGVSLNDKLGFDVRIENKADSTVTNISWNDRTGSQDTDTSKYGVLTLIEGPQYSEALVGTPVIDGNMDSLWSKANILSTDRWVQGTNGAKAKVRTLWDAGRL